From one Magnetofaba australis IT-1 genomic stretch:
- a CDS encoding toxic anion resistance protein: MSATNPFAPAPTPPHLAAPLSLDIGQIKGALTAQVNPHDLQLDPQTDAPLFDRADEVIQRFLDTDLNDSAARESLVNAVAGAGFSTEKNAMHRSKMLQQRMGTLRKDTEDGGPVASALSNLRSQVESLNPAGIDFTNPKQAARRLLGFIPMGNKVKEYFERYESADAVINDIVEEVKRGREVLERDTTTLQQDRTEYWQVALDLTRQVKVLMAIDQRLSERIDAGKITDPEQVKFLQDEILFTLRQRTQDLQQRVLVNIQGSASCDILIRTNKELMRGVDRALHVTVDALRIAVSVALALSNQKLVLRATQALNATTNNLLASTAQMLNHQGAEILEEAAKGQLSQTAMREAFANIFEAFDKISTFKQEALPHMAQQILEFDQLTEEAAKRVQTLEAGNRISEDLIQFTV; the protein is encoded by the coding sequence ATGTCCGCCACCAACCCCTTTGCGCCCGCGCCCACCCCGCCGCATCTGGCCGCGCCGCTCTCTCTGGACATCGGCCAGATCAAGGGCGCGCTCACAGCCCAGGTCAATCCCCATGATCTGCAGCTCGACCCTCAAACCGACGCCCCTCTGTTCGACCGCGCCGATGAGGTGATCCAGCGTTTTCTGGATACCGACCTCAACGACTCGGCGGCGCGCGAATCCCTGGTCAACGCCGTGGCCGGGGCCGGTTTCTCCACTGAGAAGAACGCCATGCACCGCAGCAAGATGCTGCAACAGCGCATGGGGACTCTGCGCAAGGACACCGAGGATGGCGGGCCGGTGGCCAGCGCCCTGTCCAACCTGCGTTCGCAGGTGGAGAGCCTCAACCCGGCGGGGATCGACTTCACCAATCCCAAGCAGGCGGCGCGGCGGCTGCTGGGCTTCATCCCCATGGGCAACAAGGTCAAAGAGTACTTCGAGCGCTACGAGAGCGCCGATGCGGTGATCAATGACATCGTCGAGGAGGTCAAGCGCGGTCGCGAGGTGCTGGAGCGGGACACCACCACATTGCAGCAGGATCGCACCGAATATTGGCAGGTGGCGTTGGATCTGACGCGTCAGGTCAAAGTGCTCATGGCCATCGACCAACGCCTCTCCGAGCGCATCGACGCGGGCAAAATCACCGACCCCGAGCAGGTCAAATTTCTCCAGGACGAGATCCTCTTCACCCTGCGTCAGCGCACCCAGGATCTGCAGCAACGGGTGCTGGTCAACATCCAGGGGTCGGCCAGTTGCGACATTCTCATCCGCACCAACAAGGAGCTGATGCGCGGCGTGGATCGCGCCCTGCATGTCACCGTAGACGCCCTGCGCATCGCCGTCTCCGTAGCCCTGGCGTTGAGCAATCAAAAGCTGGTGCTGCGCGCCACCCAGGCCCTCAACGCCACCACCAACAATCTGCTCGCTTCCACCGCGCAGATGCTCAATCATCAAGGCGCCGAGATCCTGGAGGAGGCCGCCAAGGGGCAGCTCTCACAAACCGCCATGCGCGAAGCCTTCGCCAACATCTTTGAGGCGTTTGACAAAATCTCCACCTTCAAACAGGAGGCGCTGCCGCACATGGCGCAACAGATTCTCGAATTTGACCAACTCACCGAAGAGGCGGCCAAACGGGTGCAGACCCTGGAGGCGGGCAACCGCATCTCCGAGGATCTGATTCAATTCACCGTTTAA
- a CDS encoding phosphate ABC transporter substrate-binding/OmpA family protein has protein sequence MNTSAKGALWLLLIGLAVLAGLYGWNQFQSGRQVTATSDASRAKGALTLGMDNFIGYFPLCSPRMRQLMLADGYKLDCVDDKADYAHRFEKLARGELDLAVATVDAYLLGGMAVNYPGVIIAVVDESQGGDAIVARQTAAPNLTQLKERQDLKVAFTPDSPSHHLLKAVGVHFDIPLFRRKDSGWRVESNGSSDALKALLDGKAQVAALWEPDVSKALSQPGMVKLLGSDQTDKLIVDILIVNRDFLARNGDAVRRLLDNAFQTLAHYRQHPTERHADAAAYAGVTPDVAKRMLEGVRWISLPQNATQWFGVAQGGVTPTYGLFETIERTLKILQEFGDISGNPLPGQDPRGILNSDLLRQLYQQQAGPAPAAANFLPTREKSSLEAEFAPLTTQAWERLREVGALKVRPILFQSGTALLDLADKQQLDQAADALRSYPGFRIEIQGHAKPGGDEAANLKLSQQRADAVTRYLRVAYGLDPDRVRSVGYGASQPLARQPGEKFRAWRDRQSRVTLVLKQESF, from the coding sequence ATGAACACCAGCGCCAAGGGAGCCTTGTGGCTGCTGCTGATCGGACTGGCTGTGCTGGCGGGGCTGTATGGCTGGAATCAGTTCCAGAGCGGACGTCAGGTCACCGCCACCAGCGACGCCTCCCGCGCCAAGGGCGCGTTGACCCTGGGGATGGACAATTTCATCGGCTACTTCCCTCTGTGCAGCCCCCGCATGCGCCAGTTGATGCTGGCCGACGGCTATAAACTGGACTGCGTGGACGACAAGGCCGACTACGCCCATCGCTTTGAAAAACTGGCCCGGGGCGAGTTGGATCTCGCCGTGGCCACGGTGGACGCCTATCTGTTGGGGGGCATGGCCGTCAACTACCCTGGGGTGATCATCGCCGTAGTGGATGAGAGCCAGGGCGGCGACGCCATTGTGGCGCGGCAGACCGCAGCGCCCAATCTGACTCAACTCAAAGAGCGCCAGGATCTCAAAGTGGCGTTCACCCCGGACTCCCCCAGCCACCACCTGCTCAAAGCGGTGGGGGTGCACTTCGACATCCCCCTGTTCCGCCGCAAGGACAGCGGATGGCGGGTGGAGTCCAACGGCTCCTCCGACGCTCTCAAAGCGCTGCTGGATGGCAAAGCGCAGGTGGCGGCGTTGTGGGAGCCGGACGTAAGCAAGGCGCTGAGCCAACCGGGCATGGTCAAACTGCTGGGCAGCGACCAGACCGACAAGCTCATCGTGGATATCCTCATCGTCAATCGCGACTTTTTGGCGCGTAACGGCGACGCCGTGCGGCGTCTGCTGGATAACGCCTTCCAGACCCTGGCCCACTATCGCCAGCACCCCACTGAGCGCCACGCCGATGCCGCCGCCTACGCCGGGGTCACGCCGGATGTGGCCAAACGCATGCTCGAAGGGGTGCGCTGGATCTCCCTGCCGCAGAACGCCACCCAGTGGTTCGGCGTCGCCCAAGGCGGCGTGACCCCCACCTATGGCCTGTTCGAAACCATTGAACGCACACTGAAGATTCTACAGGAGTTTGGCGACATCAGCGGCAATCCTCTGCCCGGCCAGGATCCGCGCGGCATTCTCAACTCCGATCTGCTGCGTCAGCTCTATCAGCAACAGGCGGGCCCCGCTCCCGCCGCCGCAAACTTCCTACCCACGCGGGAGAAGTCCTCGCTGGAGGCGGAGTTCGCCCCACTCACCACCCAAGCCTGGGAGCGCCTGCGCGAAGTCGGGGCGCTCAAAGTGCGGCCCATTCTGTTCCAATCGGGAACCGCGCTGCTGGATCTGGCCGACAAACAGCAGTTGGATCAGGCCGCCGACGCCCTGCGCAGCTATCCAGGCTTCCGCATTGAGATCCAGGGCCACGCCAAACCCGGCGGCGACGAAGCGGCCAACCTCAAGCTCAGTCAACAGCGCGCCGACGCCGTCACCCGCTACCTGCGGGTCGCCTACGGGCTGGACCCGGATCGGGTGCGCAGCGTCGGTTATGGCGCCAGCCAGCCGTTGGCGCGTCAGCCGGGCGAGAAGTTTCGCGCCTGGCGCGATCGCCAGTCGCGGGTGACTCTGGTGCTCAAGCAGGAGTCCTTCTGA
- a CDS encoding vWA domain-containing protein — protein MTTLKRLLLWISVGLAAAIFYHLNPTKQTSNTAPTAPAAAPDPDPDGMYSSWSSEWPSSDAEPAKLANNLLADNYLVVLDTSGSMNKKECSGWETKFTVAREALKSFAAQIPASANLAMAVFHELSARMVVPFGHGANHRAAFNQMVDNLAADGGTPLNGAITFAYAALTEQGRRQTGYGSYRLIVITDGVSGDGTPAPLAREIVEQSPVELHVIGFCTGPDHSLNLPGVTRYYTADNPEQLAEGLKAVQAETPDFTVTQFQ, from the coding sequence ATGACGACACTCAAACGGCTTCTTCTGTGGATCAGTGTGGGGCTGGCGGCGGCGATCTTCTACCACCTCAACCCGACCAAACAGACCTCGAACACCGCGCCCACTGCGCCCGCCGCGGCGCCCGATCCGGATCCGGACGGCATGTACAGCTCCTGGTCATCGGAGTGGCCCAGCAGCGACGCCGAACCCGCCAAACTGGCCAACAACCTGCTGGCCGACAACTACCTGGTGGTGCTGGACACCTCCGGCTCCATGAACAAAAAGGAGTGTTCTGGTTGGGAGACCAAATTCACGGTGGCGCGCGAGGCGCTTAAGAGCTTTGCTGCGCAAATCCCCGCATCGGCCAACCTCGCCATGGCGGTGTTTCACGAGCTGAGCGCGCGCATGGTGGTTCCATTTGGCCATGGCGCCAACCATCGCGCCGCCTTCAATCAGATGGTCGATAATCTGGCCGCCGACGGCGGCACGCCGCTCAACGGCGCCATCACCTTCGCCTATGCCGCCTTGACCGAACAGGGGCGTCGCCAAACCGGCTACGGCTCCTATCGTCTCATCGTCATCACCGACGGCGTCTCCGGGGATGGAACCCCCGCCCCGCTGGCGCGGGAAATCGTCGAACAGTCGCCGGTGGAACTGCACGTCATCGGTTTCTGCACCGGACCCGACCACTCGCTCAACCTCCCCGGGGTGACGCGCTACTATACGGCGGACAATCCCGAGCAGTTGGCTGAGGGGCTCAAAGCGGTGCAGGCGGAAACGCCTGACTTTACCGTCACCCAGTTCCAGTGA
- a CDS encoding ABC transporter substrate-binding protein, whose product MHHRRLLTRRSPYALLALLGLLVVSDAWALSYEHPKPLREVVTAAARDCRLGKTLPLPTIAWGADVATSLANGNAKQTAPGSPFDRAGLSFSLYRQDQFTQQLDDYLACRTPFLRGTLGMVGMATEALSKDPGAKPVVIYQLSWSAGGDALVVKQGIRSPKDLRGKTIAVQAYGPHVDYLTTILKDAGLTVDDVRIKWVRDLLQLDDNSVSPSRAFREDSSVDAAFVIIPEALALTSGGQVGAGAEDSVRGAHILLSTKTANRIIADVYAVRADYLQQNRAKVQGFVNALLRAEEQMAQLAKSNAAAWRRALAPAADLLLDSAAAVDDAAAMVADAEMAGYRGNVSFFGDPQYPRGFEHLDKEIQSSFKALGLLRKSTPLQQAKWDYAALAKGLSDTRNVTLPRFDTAAVAQLMERRGRTQADEDGVLFSFEIYFQPNQNQFPAQSYQQAYDKAIQLASTYGGALLTVEGHSDPLGYLRQKKKGASTVVLNRLRQAAKNLSFSRANAVKDSLIAHANAQGTTLDASQFGVTGHGVSKPNTAQCTHNASGDINLNCAPRNKQEWDATRRVVFKIIQVEAESNVFQPL is encoded by the coding sequence ATGCATCATCGCCGACTTCTTACCCGCAGATCCCCTTACGCCCTCCTTGCACTCCTTGGCTTGTTGGTTGTCTCCGACGCCTGGGCGCTCTCCTATGAACACCCCAAACCGCTGCGTGAGGTTGTGACTGCGGCGGCGCGGGATTGCCGCTTAGGGAAAACCCTCCCCCTGCCCACCATCGCCTGGGGCGCCGATGTGGCCACCTCCCTGGCCAACGGCAACGCCAAACAAACCGCTCCAGGAAGCCCATTCGACCGCGCCGGGCTCTCCTTCTCCCTCTACCGGCAGGACCAGTTCACCCAACAGTTGGACGATTACCTCGCCTGCAGAACGCCCTTCCTGCGCGGCACGCTGGGTATGGTGGGCATGGCCACGGAGGCGCTGTCCAAGGATCCCGGCGCCAAGCCGGTGGTGATCTATCAACTCTCCTGGTCGGCGGGGGGCGACGCACTGGTGGTCAAACAGGGCATCCGTTCGCCCAAGGATCTGCGTGGCAAGACCATCGCCGTGCAAGCCTACGGGCCCCATGTGGACTACCTGACCACCATCCTGAAAGACGCCGGTTTGACGGTGGATGACGTGCGCATCAAGTGGGTGCGCGATCTGCTGCAACTGGATGACAACTCGGTCTCCCCCTCCCGCGCATTCCGGGAAGATAGTTCCGTTGACGCCGCCTTCGTCATCATCCCCGAAGCCCTGGCGCTGACCAGCGGCGGCCAGGTGGGCGCCGGCGCCGAGGATTCGGTGCGCGGGGCGCACATTCTACTCTCCACCAAAACCGCCAACCGCATCATCGCCGATGTCTACGCCGTGCGCGCCGACTATCTGCAACAGAACCGCGCCAAGGTGCAGGGCTTTGTGAATGCGCTGCTGCGCGCAGAAGAGCAGATGGCGCAACTGGCGAAATCCAACGCCGCCGCCTGGCGCCGCGCCCTGGCCCCGGCGGCGGATCTGCTGCTGGACAGCGCCGCGGCGGTGGATGACGCCGCCGCCATGGTGGCCGACGCCGAGATGGCGGGCTATCGCGGCAATGTGAGCTTCTTTGGCGACCCGCAATATCCGCGCGGGTTCGAACATCTGGACAAGGAGATTCAATCCTCATTCAAGGCGTTGGGGCTGCTGCGCAAATCCACCCCGCTGCAACAGGCAAAGTGGGACTATGCCGCGCTGGCCAAAGGGCTCTCCGATACCCGCAACGTGACGCTGCCGCGCTTCGATACCGCCGCCGTGGCGCAGTTGATGGAGCGGCGCGGACGCACCCAGGCCGATGAGGATGGGGTGCTGTTCAGCTTTGAGATCTACTTCCAGCCCAACCAGAACCAGTTCCCAGCGCAGAGCTACCAACAGGCGTATGACAAGGCGATTCAGCTGGCCTCCACCTACGGCGGCGCGCTGCTCACGGTGGAGGGGCACAGCGATCCGCTGGGCTATTTGCGACAGAAGAAAAAAGGCGCGTCGACGGTGGTGCTGAACCGTCTGCGGCAAGCCGCCAAAAACCTCTCATTTAGCCGCGCCAATGCGGTCAAGGACAGCCTCATCGCCCACGCCAACGCCCAAGGGACCACCCTGGACGCCAGCCAGTTTGGCGTTACCGGCCACGGCGTCTCCAAACCCAATACGGCCCAGTGCACCCACAACGCCTCGGGAGACATCAATCTCAACTGTGCGCCGCGCAATAAACAGGAGTGGGACGCCACACGCCGGGTGGTGTTCAAGATCATCCAGGTCGAAGCCGAGTCCAACGTCTTCCAACCCCTGTAA